The Plasmodium cynomolgi strain B DNA, chromosome 13, whole genome shotgun sequence DNA segment tattaactgcCGCCCGCTTTGTTTGAGCATGGTTCTTAGCTGCCCATCGTGATTGGCTATGCCTTTCGATTGGCTACCACCTTCGATTGGCTACCCCTTTCGGTTGGCTACCCCTTTCGGTTGGCTACCCCCTTCGATTGGCTACCCCTTTCGATTTGCCACTCCTTTCCATTggccacctttttttaaccGTGTTACACTTCTCGAACGCTTCCacatcccatttttttaagttgctCACATTTTGACGCTACCGTTTGTTTTTCCAGTCAATTAGGTAGCACTGTGAGCTGACAACCACGGCGTCACATATGCGCTTCATGCGCAAACGCGCCCTTTCACACATATGAATACACtcacacacaaacacacgcatatatatatacatatgtatgtaggtgCTCCCCTCGCACCTTACCACGCGCTCCACCGGTTTGCCCCTGTGCTTGTCTGGGTGGCACAGGAGTATGGCACTTTTGTACGCCTTCTTCACCATGGCCGAATTGGATATTAACTCGGACATGGGCACTTGTTTCCATTCCGAGTCACCCCACAAGACGTCATTTAAAGTGCTTAGCATGACCTTTACATCTTTGTATGAGTCATCCGAATTCTTGGACCATTTAacgatttgttttttaatatgttcaGATAGGACCaccttttctttaaatttcgcttcttcctgGCACCGGAACTCTTTTAGTTCCTGCAGTCGGTTACTGACGTTCGTTTTGATGACATCTCGCCGTTCCTGTTTGTCCCTGTCGGGACTATTATAAGGGCCTCTATTAGGTCCGTTGTTCGCTCTTCCCATGGACATATCTTCATACCCCCCTTGGACATTACTTCTGCCAGATAGCAACAATTTCGTCTCGGCACTGTAGCTattcttttccaaaatatgTTCACTCGATTTATTCTTACttggttcctttttaatgctttgaaaaaaattgtcattttcTCTCTTGTTGTTAGCCTCATTTTGGTGGTGCTTCTGCTGGGGCCTCTCCGAGGGGTAACCCTTTTTGTATGTCGCTTCACTGGGAGGGTCGTTTCGGACATACTgtttatgaacaaaattttccgATTCAGCTTCCAGCTGATGTGTGTGTTCATTGTTACTGTTACTACTGGGGATGTTGTCCCTATGATTGGATGGGTCCCGATTTGTCAAATTGGTACGAGGCGATGCTTCACTCATGTGTTCGTCAAAATGCTcgtcttttccttcttcatcattaTCTGTGCTATTCCTTTTGTCcttctcttcttcccctaGTACAATGTAAGAACAGGGGTGTGTATCATTCAGGGTGTAAATCGGGCGAGCAGATTCACAGCACTGgagatttttaaaataaatatcgGTGTACTCCCTATAATCttcattattaataaataacacCTTTACAACTATGTTTCCATTGTAGAATGGGATATAGGCCTCTTCGTTGTTTATGTCTAGCCATAGGTGACTGAACTGATCTTGtcttaatatattttttatttcattttcgtccGAAATTATATGTTTTACTTGGTTTCGCTCATTTGTGTCTTCTTTCATTAAAGGTGCGTGGTTTACTATACCCTCGTTGATAACATCAATTAAATCTGTCACGGGGATTTTAAAGCGAAATATAATGTTGTCCTTAAAGGGGAAGAATTCTTTAAActcctttaattttattttgccgcAGATTTTAAatggcagaaaaaatatgttcgtGTCGTATGgctgtttttcattttcgcctATAACAATATATGTAATGTAATTACATTCTGTAGTTACGGTTTTCT contains these protein-coding regions:
- a CDS encoding hypothetical protein (putative), translating into MDLFSIASNLQQIAIGGVNFVNNKLRKKTVTTECNYITYIVIGENEKQPYDTNIFFLPFKICGKIKLKEFKEFFPFKDNIIFRFKIPVTDLIDVINEGIVNHAPLMKEDTNERNQVKHIISDENEIKNILRQDQFSHLWLDINNEEAYIPFYNGNIVVKVLFINNEDYREYTDIYFKNLQCCESARPIYTLNDTHPCSYIVLGEEEKDKRNSTDNDEEGKDEHFDEHMSEASPRTNLTNRDPSNHRDNIPSSNSNNEHTHQLEAESENFVHKQYVRNDPPSEATYKKGYPSERPQQKHHQNEANNKRENDNFFQSIKKEPSKNKSSEHILEKNSYSAETKLLLSGRSNVQGGYEDMSMGRANNGPNRGPYNSPDRDKQERRDVIKTNVSNRLQELKEFRCQEEAKFKEKVVLSEHIKKQIVKWSKNSDDSYKDVKVMLSTLNDVLWGDSEWKQVPMSELISNSAMVKKAYKSAILLCHPDKHRGKPVERVCYLIDWKNKR